The following proteins come from a genomic window of Flavobacterium crocinum:
- a CDS encoding helix-turn-helix domain-containing protein — MKLTETLEDFYTVKIKGMPENLKKEIGHFNVFKLDDYIGSTCNPLPYTRKDFYKISLIIGKNKVHYADKVVAIEDQALFFANPQIPYSWEHIDENQTGFFCIFTDAFFSQFGNLKEYPLFQPGGNPVVPVSAELAESLKTVYLRMVDEINSDYAFKYDVLRNLVFEIIHLALKTQTVTASLYSKSNATIRVSSLFLELLERQFPIESISQQINFRSPSEFANQLNVHVNHLNKALKETTGKTTSQIISERIIQEAMILLKQTNWNINEIAWCLGFEELSHFINFFKKNVQVSPKIYRLTEIV; from the coding sequence ATGAAACTCACAGAAACTTTAGAAGATTTTTATACCGTAAAAATAAAAGGAATGCCCGAAAATCTTAAAAAAGAAATCGGACATTTCAATGTTTTTAAATTGGATGATTATATCGGGAGTACTTGTAATCCGTTGCCTTATACACGAAAAGATTTTTACAAAATCAGTCTGATTATTGGAAAAAACAAAGTGCATTATGCTGATAAAGTCGTTGCAATCGAAGATCAGGCTTTGTTCTTTGCTAATCCGCAGATTCCTTATAGTTGGGAACATATTGACGAGAATCAGACCGGATTTTTCTGCATTTTTACGGATGCTTTTTTTAGTCAGTTTGGGAATTTAAAAGAATATCCGTTGTTTCAACCCGGCGGTAATCCTGTTGTTCCGGTTTCTGCAGAATTAGCAGAATCTTTAAAGACAGTTTATCTGAGAATGGTGGATGAAATTAATTCAGATTATGCTTTTAAATATGATGTACTTCGAAATCTGGTTTTTGAAATTATTCACTTAGCTTTAAAAACGCAGACTGTAACTGCTTCATTATACAGTAAATCGAATGCTACAATTCGTGTTTCTTCTTTGTTTTTAGAATTATTGGAAAGACAATTTCCAATTGAATCGATTTCTCAGCAAATTAATTTTCGTTCGCCTTCAGAATTTGCGAATCAGTTAAATGTGCATGTCAATCATTTGAATAAAGCATTAAAAGAAACAACCGGAAAAACGACTTCGCAGATTATTTCTGAAAGAATTATTCAGGAAGCAATGATTTTACTGAAACAAACCAACTGGAATATTAACGAAATTGCGTGGTGTTTAGGATTCGAAGAATTGTCTCATTTTATCAATTTCTTCAAAAAGAATGTTCAGGTTTCGCCTAAAATCTATCGTCTGACTGAAATTGTTTGA
- a CDS encoding SDR family NAD(P)-dependent oxidoreductase, which yields MDNKKVWFVTGASKGLGLELAKKLLAEGYKVAATSRSEESLIKVLGNTSESFLPLEMDLVDEKSVKSAIDKTIGHFKTIDVLVNNAGYGLLGALEELTDAESRKNYEVNVFGLLNVIRNTMPILRANKTGHIFNISSVGGYYGEFPGWGIYCSTKFAVAGLTESLAAEVKSFGVHATIVYPGYFRTDFLKDSSLLLPQNPIAEYKEVRQSESAYKDDINENQPGDPVKLAEALIKASEDQNPPLHLFLGEDAYNMANQKIASVQAELESWKSVSVSTAL from the coding sequence ATGGACAATAAAAAAGTTTGGTTTGTCACAGGTGCTTCAAAAGGACTTGGATTAGAATTGGCTAAAAAATTATTAGCAGAAGGATATAAAGTTGCGGCAACTTCAAGAAGTGAAGAATCTTTAATTAAAGTTTTAGGAAATACTTCGGAGAGTTTTCTTCCATTAGAAATGGATTTGGTTGATGAAAAAAGTGTCAAAAGTGCAATTGACAAAACGATTGGTCATTTTAAAACAATTGATGTTTTAGTAAATAATGCCGGTTACGGATTATTAGGAGCATTAGAAGAATTAACAGATGCAGAATCCAGAAAAAATTACGAAGTAAATGTTTTCGGATTATTGAATGTAATTAGAAACACAATGCCGATTCTTCGTGCTAATAAAACAGGACATATTTTCAATATTTCTTCTGTTGGAGGATATTATGGAGAATTTCCGGGCTGGGGGATTTACTGTTCTACAAAATTTGCGGTTGCCGGTTTAACAGAATCTTTGGCAGCAGAAGTAAAGTCGTTTGGAGTTCACGCTACGATTGTTTATCCGGGTTATTTTAGAACCGATTTCTTAAAAGACAGCTCTTTATTATTACCTCAAAACCCAATTGCAGAGTACAAAGAAGTAAGACAATCTGAAAGTGCATATAAAGATGATATCAACGAAAATCAGCCGGGAGATCCTGTAAAATTAGCAGAAGCTTTAATTAAAGCAAGCGAAGATCAGAATCCCCCACTGCATTTGTTTTTAGGAGAAGATGCTTATAATATGGCAAATCAAAAAATAGCAAGTGTTCAGGCAGAATTAGAAAGCTGGAAATCAGTTTCTGTTTCTACGGCGCTTTAA